The sequence AGCGGCGCTACCAGGCCGCCTACAAGCCGCACCTCAAACTGATCGATGGCCTGGAGCAGGTGCTGGTAGAAGGCCAGGACGAGGGGATAAAGATGGCCATCGGGTCTGCTGCCATTCGCTACAATATTGATTTTGTGATCGATAACCTGGGTATCAGGAATTTTTTTGACACCATTGTTAGCGCCGACGATGTCACCATCAGCAAACCCCATCCCGACACCTACCTGATTTGTGCCGATCACCTGGGCCTGTCCCCGGCAGATTGCGTGGTTTTTGAAGATGCACCCAAAGGTGTGGAAGCCGCTCAAAATGCAGGTATGGATTGCGTCGTGCTCACCACCATGCATGAAGCCCGTGAATTCAGGGATTACCCGAATATTATCCGGTTCATTGCAGATTATACCCAACTTTAATAAGGTCTCCTTTTATTTCAATTAAACGTATATTTTACACTTAAATGTAGAAATAGTATATTGTATTTTGATTGCTTGACCTAATTAACTGCTATGTCTTCAACTTTTGTGATCGGGGTCGATTTTGGAACCGATTCCGTCCGTTCTGTGATCGTGGATACTGCCAATGGCAGTGAAGTAAGTTCATCAGTTTTTTATTATCCCCGCTGGCGGGATGGACTTTTCTGTGATGCCGCAGCCAGCCTGTTCAGGCAACATCCCCAGGATTATATCGATGGACTTGAAAGCACCATTACCGGTTGTTTGCAAAAAGCCGGTGCTGCGGTTGCACAACGGGTGAAAGCCATTTCTGTGGATACAACGGGCTCCTCCCCGGTCGCAGTCGATCGGAAAGGGGTGCCACTTGCCCTCCTTCCGGAATTTGCCGGCAATCCAAATGCCATGTTTGTGCTTTGGAAAGACCATACTGCTGTAAAGGAAGCCGCAGAACTGAATGCACATGCCACCAGGTTTTCACCGAACTACCTGCAATACGTTGGCGGCATTTATTCTTCCGAATGGTTCTGGGCCAAGCTTTTGCACGTGTTACGGGAAGATGCTGCACTGCGTTCAGCCTGTTATTCCTGGGTGGAACATTGTGACTGGATCCCCTTTTTATTAACCGGGGGCAATGATGTTCACCAGCTTAAACGGGGAGTCTGTTCTGCCGGGCATAAAGCCCTGTGGGCGGCAGAATTCGGCGGACTTCCACCGAATGATTTTTTCAGTTCATGGGATCCCTTACTGGACGGTTTTACCAGCCGCCTCTTTACAACTACATATACTGCTGATCAGCCTGCCGGTTTGATCTCTGCGGAATGGTCCGCCAGGCTTGGCCTTAACAAAGATGTGGTGATAGGCATTGGTGCTTTTGATGCGCATATGGGCGCAGTAGGCGGCCAGATCGAACCGTATCACCTCAGCAAGGTGATGGGTACATCCACCTGTGATATGTTAGTGGCACCCATGCATGACGTGGAAAAGATCCTGGTGAAAGGAATTTGCGGACAGGTTCCGGGCTCAGTGATCCCGGGCATGATGGGGATGGAAGCGGGGCAATCCGCCTTTGGTGACACCTATGCCTGGTTCCGGAAAATGACCACTTCTGCTATCGGGAAATTATTACACAGTTCCACATTGATCGACCCTGCATTGGCAACTGCACTTGAGGCCGAATTGAATGACCGTTTCGTTAAAGAAGTTTCTATTGAAGCCGCTGCTTTGCCCCTGGCCGAAACCGATGAACTCGCTGTAGACTGGCTGAATGGCCGGCGCACGCCCGATGCTAACCAGGTGCTGAAGGCCGCCATTACCGGGCTTCACCTGGGTACGGATGCACCCCGCATCTTGCGTGCCCTGATTGAATCTACCTGTTTCGGCGCGAAAGCAATTGTTGACCGGTTTAACGAACAAAGCGTTCCCGTAAAAGGCTTGATCGGCCTCGGTGGCGTTGCTAAAAAATCACCCTATATCATGCAGGTAATGGCTGATGTAATGCAGATGCCGATCCGGATTCATCGCTCTGAACAGACCTGTGCTGCCGGTGCCGCCATGTTTGCAGCAACTGCTGCAGGCATCTTTCCTAAAGTTGAGGCAGCAATGGAAAAAATGGGCCAGGGATTTGATGCCGAATACCAGCCCAACAGCAGGAACGCAGACCATTACACTAAAAGATATGCGCGCTTTAAGGCGCTCGGAAGTTTTATAGAAGGTCAATAGAAGGTCAATTTCACCAATACAATTAGTATGCTTTACCAGGACATCAGAGAACAGGCTTTCCACGCCAATATGCAACTTCCTGCACTGGGACTTGTCCTGTTCACCTTTGGCAATGTAAGCGCTGCAGATCGCAGAAAGGGTGTTTTTGCGATCAAACCAAGCGGGGTTCCTTATAATGAACTGAGTCCGGAAAAAATGGTGATCGTAGATTTTGATGGAAAGATCGTCGACGGCAGCCTCCGGCCTTCTTCCGATACCCTTACCCACGCCGTTCTCTACAAACACTGGGATGGCATTGCTGGAATTGCACATACCCATTCAGTGTATGCTACGTCCTGGGCACAGGCATTACGCGATATTCCCATTTTCGGAACCACCCATGCCGACCATAATACCGTGGACATCCCTTGTGCACCACCCATGGACGACGCTGCTATTAGAGGCAATTATGAATATGAGACAGGTTTCCAGATCATGAATTGTTTCGCCGGCCGCCAACTCAATTACAAAGAAGTGGAAATGGTACTGGTGGGTAATCACGCCCCTTTTACATGGGGCAAGACCGCTGAAAAGGCCGTATATAACAGTGCCGTCCTGGAATCCATCGCAAAAATGGCGATGCATACCGAGCAGATCAATCCGGCCGCCCCCCGCCTCAAAGAAGCCCTGATCAAAAAACATTTTGAACGAAAACATGGTCCGGACTCCTACTACGGACAATGAACCAAAATAAACACACATCCAGAAATCGAACACGCATGAACGAGCTAAAAAAATCAGAACTGTGGTTTGTAACAGGAAGCCAGCATTTATATGGTGAAGAAACACTGAAGCTTGTTGCAGAGCATTCGCAGACCATTGCCTCGGCATTAAACGCGTCTGGTCGCATACCCGTGACTGTTGTCTACAAACCGGTACTTAAATCCCCTGATGAAATTTATGCACTTTGCCAGGACGCCAATACTGCCGCCAATTGCATTGGTATTGTGGCCTGGATGCATACTTTTTCACCGGCCAAAATGTGGATCGGCGGATTAAAGATCCTTCGAAAACCCCTGTTACACCTCCATACCCAATTCAACCGCGATATCCCCTGGGGCAATATCGACATGGATTTTATGAACCTGAACCAGAGCGCACACGGTGATCGTGAGTTTGGTTTTATCATGACCCGTATGCGCCTTCGCCGTAAAGTTGTGGTGGGCTATTGGGAAGACCCCGCCGTACAGGAGCGCATCAACGTCTGGGCCCGCGCTGCAGCCGGATGGCACGACTGGCAGGGCGCCCGGTTTGTGCGTTTCGGCGATAACATGCGCCAGGTAGCAGTTACGGAAGGGGATAAGGTAGAAGCTGAAATTAAATTCGGGTACTCAGTGAATACCTATGGCGTGGGTGACCTGGTTAAAGTGATCAATGAAGTGACCGATGCAGAAGTGGAAAAACTATGTGCAGTATACGAAGACCAATATAAACTGGTTGATTCGCTGGCCAAAGGAGGCGCCCAGCGGGCATCCCTGACCGAAGCGGCCCGTATTGAACTGGGCCTGCGGTATTTTTTGGAGCAGGGTAATTTCAAGGGCTTTACAGATACATTCGAAGACCTGCATGGCATGGTTCAATTGCCCGGCATTGCTTCCCAAAGGCTGATGGCCGACGGCTATGGCTTCGGTGGCGAAGGCGACTGGAAAACCGCTGCCCTGGTGCGGGCCATGAAAGTAATGGGCACCGGGCTGAAAGGCGGAAACTCCTTCATGGAAGACTATACCTACCATTTTGACCCGGAAAATCAAATGGTATTGGGTGCCCATATGCTGGAGATCTGTTCGTCAATTGCTTCGGGGCAACCGGTTTGTGCTGTCCATCCCCTCGGTATTGGCGGCAAAGCCGACCCGGTTCGCCTGGTCTTTAATGTTGCCGGTGGCCAGGCCCTTAACGCATCCATTATTGATATGGGCAACCGGTTCCGTTTGCTGGTCAATGAAGTGGAAGCAGTAACGCCCGTGCACGACCTCCCCAAACTTCCGGTAGCCCGCGTATTGTGGAAACCTTATCCCGATATGCAAACCGGCTGCGCTGCCTGGATCCTTGCCGGTGGCGCCCACCATACCTGCTATAGCCAGAACCTCACCGCAGAACACCTGGAGGATTTCGCAGACATGTCCCAGGTCGAATTTGTGCTGATCGGCAAAAAAACAGACCTCTACCAGTTCAAGAATGAATTACGCTGGAGTGACGTATATTACCAAATCAATTGCTAATCAATTTTAACCTACGCGTTTGCCATGAACAATTCTTTATCGTTTGCAGATATCCTGGTCTTCCTCTTATATATTGTTGTCGTTGGGTCTTATGGTTACTGGATCTATAACCGCAAGAAAAAAGCCGTTACAGATACCAAAGACTTTTTCCTGGCTGAAGGATCATTGACCTGGTGGGCCATCGGTGCTTCACTGATTGCTTCCAACATTTCGGCAGAGCAGTTTATCGGCATGAGCGGTAACGGGTATTTCGTAGGAATTGCAGTGGCTGCATATGAATGGATCGCCGCACTGGCACTGGTGATCATCGCAATCTGGTTCATCCCGATCTACCTGAAGAACAAGATCTACACCATGCCGCAGTTCCTGAAAACGCGGTACAATGAAACAGTCGCGTTGATCATGGCGATCTTCTGGTTGTTTTTATATGTCTTCGTTAACCTCACTTCGATTTTATACCTGGGGGCTATCGCCATCAACGGCTTATTGGGTGGCCAGTACCTCCACGTCGTGATGATCGCCCTGGCTGTTGCTGCTGTGATCATTACGCTGGGCGGTATGAAAGTGATTGGCTATACCGACGTGATCCAGGTGGCCGTGCTGATCATCGGCGGTCTGGCTACAACCTATATGGCGCTTTCTATTGTTAGTGAAAAATTTGGCATGGGTAGCAGTGCCATCCAGGGTTTTAATATTTTGATGAAGGATGCACCCGACCATTTTCATATGATCCTCGATAAACCTACTGCCGATTCACCCCAGGAACATATTGATAAATACCTGATCTTACCGGGTATCCTGATGTATGCCGTGGGCCAGTGGATCGTGAACCTGAACTACTGGGGCTGTAACCAGTATATCACACAACGCGCATTGGGTGCGGACCTCACGACGGCACGTACCGGTATTTTGTTTGCCGCCATGCTGAAACTGATGATGCCGGTGATCGTGATGTTACCCGGTATCGCAGCGTATGTGTTGTATAAGAACGGGCACCTTCCCCAATTGGTGGGTGGCATGGACGGGGCTTATTCTGCGGTGCTGAGCTTCCTGCCATCCGGACTGAAAGGCTTGTCCGTTGCAGCATTAACGGCAGCCATCGTGGCTTCGCTTGCTGGCAAGGCCAATAGTATCTCTACCATTTTCACGCTCGATATCTACAAAAAGTATATCAAGAAGGAGGCCGATGAAACCAAAATGGTGCTGACCGGCCGGCTTGCTGTTGTTTTTGCAATGGTCGTGGCCCTGATGTTTACCTGGACTGATGTGCTGGGTATTGGCGGCGCCGGCGGATTCACCTTCATCCAGAAATACACCGGGTATATCAGTCCGGGTGTATTTGCAGTCTTCCTGCTGGGCATGTTCTGGAAACGCACCACAGGCGCAGCCGCAGTTGCGGGTATCCTTTTTGGCTTTGCATTTTCGGTGTTCTTCAATGATATGGCACCGGGTTTATTGGGCAATGAAAACTGGTTGTATACGGCGTATCCAAATGGTAAAGGCGCCTATGAAATCCCTTTCCTCTTATGCATGGGATTCTCTTTTGTGTTTACCGTGATCATTATGATCCTCATGAGTTTAACCGGACCGAAAATCAACCCTAAAGCGTTTGACCTTGACCGGGAAATGTTCAAAGTGAAGCCTATTACAATTGTTCAAATTGTGATTACTTTATTAATCCTTATGGCCTTATATGTGAAATTCTGGTAATTTAGCGCGCACACCATGGGAAGAATAGAATACAAAAATCATGATCGGTTCCTGCTTGCCGTAGACTGTATCATCTTCGGGTTCGATGGAAACGACCTGAAAGCCTTGCTGGTAAAGCGCGCATTGGAACCAGAAATTGGCAAATGGTCCCTGATGGGTGGTTTTGCAAATAAGGAGGAAAGCGTTGACAAAGCAGCCGAACGGATCTTGTTTACACTTACCGGCCTGGAGAAAATTTATATGGAGCAATTGCATTGCTTCGGAGATATTGACCGGGATCCTGGTGGCCGGGTCATTTCGATTGCCTATTTCGCATTGATCAAGATCGATGACTCGAACGTGGAATTGCTGGATACCCACAACGCTAAATGGTTCGACTTACGCAAACTGCCCAACCTGATATTCGACCACAAGCAGATGGTTAAGCTGGCTAAAGAGCGGCTGCAACAAAAAGTGGCCAACCATCCGATCGGATTTGAGTTACTGCCCGACAAATTTACCCTGCAACAACTGCAGGGCTTGTATGAGGCCATTTACGAAACCAGTTTTGATAAGCGCAATTTTACCCGTAAAATTTTGTCCCTCGGCATTTTACAGCGCCTCGATGAAAAAGAAAAGGCCTCTTCAAAAAAAGGTGCCTTCTACTATGTCTTCGACAAGAAGAAATATAAACAACTCGAACACGAGGGTATTAAACTGATCTGATTTACAAAGAATGTCCGCAATATTTGCAGAATCTGGCATCGATGTCATGGATTTCGGCGGCGCAACCCGGACAGGATTTTGTATTCATGGCGTCTTTATCACTTCGTTTGGATAATTCCACGGTTACAATTCCGGTAGGCACCGCAATGATGGCGTAGCCCAGTAACATGATGCCCGAAGCAATGATCTTGCCCAGCGGCGTAATAGGCGAAACATCCCCATAACCTACAGTGGTGATCGTTACTATGGCCCAGTAAATACTTTGCGGGATGGAACTGAAATCTTCATTTACCCCGCTTTCCACAACATACACCAGCGCCCCCAGCATTATACTCAGTAACAATACAAAGGCCAGGAAAATAGTGATCCGCTTTGTACTGGCTTTCATGGCCATCACGATCGTATTCCCTTCCCGCACAAACTGGCCCAGCTTCAGGATGCGGAAAATCCTGATCAGCCGCAGCGCCCTGATGGCCAGTAAAAAATGGGATGGCGGGAAAAGCAATGAAAAATAAGAAGGCAAAATGGATAGCAGGTCAACCAGTCCATAGAAGCTGGTGATGTATTTCAGGGGCTCCTTGAGGGAAATAATCCGAAGGATGTATTCAAGGGTGAACAAAATCGTGATCACCCATTCGATGGTAAGCATTTCTGGCCCGAATCGCGCATTGATACTGGCGATACTTTGCAACATCACAATGGCGAGGCTCAACACGATCAGGACGAACAGGGCCATATCGAAGTTCCGGCCCGCGGGGGTATTGGCTTCAAAAATGATGGTGAAGAGTTCTTCCTTCCAGGATTTTTTAGGTGTAGGACCGTTCATATATCAATGTACAAAAGAATGGCGGGCCAGCTCATTTTCTGGTGATGGAAAAAATAGGCACAGGCGGATCGAAGTATTGGTCCGTCTCGGGTTTACGATAGATTTTTTTCACAATATCCATACCGCGGGTTACCCGGCCGAAGGCTGCATAGCCCTGGCCATCGGGGTTATTGGCACCACCGAAATCCAGTCCGGGCTGGTCGCTCATGCAAATAAAAAATTCCGAACTGGCAGATCCGGGTTCTTCGCGGGCTAGCGATACAGTGCCTTGTAAATGTTTAAGTCCGCTTACCTGGGTGCTTTCATGCGGGATCTTTGGCAGCTCGGGCCGCTTTTTCCGGGGGTTCCAGAGTCCGCCTTGCAGGAGTTCCGCCTTTGGCGCATTCGAAGGCTGGTTGTCATTATTCAGCACCCGGTAAAAATTGGTATTGTCATACAGCTTCTTGTCTACGATCGCCAGGAATGCCTTCACTGATTCCGGCGCCTTATCTCCATACACCTCCAACTCAATATCCCCTTCACCTGTTTCGATCACGATCTCCACCAAC comes from Flavihumibacter fluvii and encodes:
- a CDS encoding HAD family hydrolase, producing MTAEVSSYKAFLFDLNGTMIDDMRYHVKAWGDILNNDLKAGLSIAEVSAQMYGKNEELLVRIFGEGRFTKEEMFRLSMEKERRYQAAYKPHLKLIDGLEQVLVEGQDEGIKMAIGSAAIRYNIDFVIDNLGIRNFFDTIVSADDVTISKPHPDTYLICADHLGLSPADCVVFEDAPKGVEAAQNAGMDCVVLTTMHEAREFRDYPNIIRFIADYTQL
- a CDS encoding ribulokinase — its product is MSSTFVIGVDFGTDSVRSVIVDTANGSEVSSSVFYYPRWRDGLFCDAAASLFRQHPQDYIDGLESTITGCLQKAGAAVAQRVKAISVDTTGSSPVAVDRKGVPLALLPEFAGNPNAMFVLWKDHTAVKEAAELNAHATRFSPNYLQYVGGIYSSEWFWAKLLHVLREDAALRSACYSWVEHCDWIPFLLTGGNDVHQLKRGVCSAGHKALWAAEFGGLPPNDFFSSWDPLLDGFTSRLFTTTYTADQPAGLISAEWSARLGLNKDVVIGIGAFDAHMGAVGGQIEPYHLSKVMGTSTCDMLVAPMHDVEKILVKGICGQVPGSVIPGMMGMEAGQSAFGDTYAWFRKMTTSAIGKLLHSSTLIDPALATALEAELNDRFVKEVSIEAAALPLAETDELAVDWLNGRRTPDANQVLKAAITGLHLGTDAPRILRALIESTCFGAKAIVDRFNEQSVPVKGLIGLGGVAKKSPYIMQVMADVMQMPIRIHRSEQTCAAGAAMFAATAAGIFPKVEAAMEKMGQGFDAEYQPNSRNADHYTKRYARFKALGSFIEGQ
- a CDS encoding L-ribulose-5-phosphate 4-epimerase, with product MLYQDIREQAFHANMQLPALGLVLFTFGNVSAADRRKGVFAIKPSGVPYNELSPEKMVIVDFDGKIVDGSLRPSSDTLTHAVLYKHWDGIAGIAHTHSVYATSWAQALRDIPIFGTTHADHNTVDIPCAPPMDDAAIRGNYEYETGFQIMNCFAGRQLNYKEVEMVLVGNHAPFTWGKTAEKAVYNSAVLESIAKMAMHTEQINPAAPRLKEALIKKHFERKHGPDSYYGQ
- the araA gene encoding L-arabinose isomerase, whose translation is MNELKKSELWFVTGSQHLYGEETLKLVAEHSQTIASALNASGRIPVTVVYKPVLKSPDEIYALCQDANTAANCIGIVAWMHTFSPAKMWIGGLKILRKPLLHLHTQFNRDIPWGNIDMDFMNLNQSAHGDREFGFIMTRMRLRRKVVVGYWEDPAVQERINVWARAAAGWHDWQGARFVRFGDNMRQVAVTEGDKVEAEIKFGYSVNTYGVGDLVKVINEVTDAEVEKLCAVYEDQYKLVDSLAKGGAQRASLTEAARIELGLRYFLEQGNFKGFTDTFEDLHGMVQLPGIASQRLMADGYGFGGEGDWKTAALVRAMKVMGTGLKGGNSFMEDYTYHFDPENQMVLGAHMLEICSSIASGQPVCAVHPLGIGGKADPVRLVFNVAGGQALNASIIDMGNRFRLLVNEVEAVTPVHDLPKLPVARVLWKPYPDMQTGCAAWILAGGAHHTCYSQNLTAEHLEDFADMSQVEFVLIGKKTDLYQFKNELRWSDVYYQINC
- a CDS encoding sodium:solute symporter family transporter, yielding MNNSLSFADILVFLLYIVVVGSYGYWIYNRKKKAVTDTKDFFLAEGSLTWWAIGASLIASNISAEQFIGMSGNGYFVGIAVAAYEWIAALALVIIAIWFIPIYLKNKIYTMPQFLKTRYNETVALIMAIFWLFLYVFVNLTSILYLGAIAINGLLGGQYLHVVMIALAVAAVIITLGGMKVIGYTDVIQVAVLIIGGLATTYMALSIVSEKFGMGSSAIQGFNILMKDAPDHFHMILDKPTADSPQEHIDKYLILPGILMYAVGQWIVNLNYWGCNQYITQRALGADLTTARTGILFAAMLKLMMPVIVMLPGIAAYVLYKNGHLPQLVGGMDGAYSAVLSFLPSGLKGLSVAALTAAIVASLAGKANSISTIFTLDIYKKYIKKEADETKMVLTGRLAVVFAMVVALMFTWTDVLGIGGAGGFTFIQKYTGYISPGVFAVFLLGMFWKRTTGAAAVAGILFGFAFSVFFNDMAPGLLGNENWLYTAYPNGKGAYEIPFLLCMGFSFVFTVIIMILMSLTGPKINPKAFDLDREMFKVKPITIVQIVITLLILMALYVKFW
- a CDS encoding NUDIX hydrolase, with the protein product MGRIEYKNHDRFLLAVDCIIFGFDGNDLKALLVKRALEPEIGKWSLMGGFANKEESVDKAAERILFTLTGLEKIYMEQLHCFGDIDRDPGGRVISIAYFALIKIDDSNVELLDTHNAKWFDLRKLPNLIFDHKQMVKLAKERLQQKVANHPIGFELLPDKFTLQQLQGLYEAIYETSFDKRNFTRKILSLGILQRLDEKEKASSKKGAFYYVFDKKKYKQLEHEGIKLI
- a CDS encoding ion transporter encodes the protein MNGPTPKKSWKEELFTIIFEANTPAGRNFDMALFVLIVLSLAIVMLQSIASINARFGPEMLTIEWVITILFTLEYILRIISLKEPLKYITSFYGLVDLLSILPSYFSLLFPPSHFLLAIRALRLIRIFRILKLGQFVREGNTIVMAMKASTKRITIFLAFVLLLSIMLGALVYVVESGVNEDFSSIPQSIYWAIVTITTVGYGDVSPITPLGKIIASGIMLLGYAIIAVPTGIVTVELSKRSDKDAMNTKSCPGCAAEIHDIDARFCKYCGHSL
- a CDS encoding peptidylprolyl isomerase; this translates as MKSSCLQMPFIYFSFVLAFLAAGCHSNPPGDTRLVEIVIETGEGDIELEVYGDKAPESVKAFLAIVDKKLYDNTNFYRVLNNDNQPSNAPKAELLQGGLWNPRKKRPELPKIPHESTQVSGLKHLQGTVSLAREEPGSASSEFFICMSDQPGLDFGGANNPDGQGYAAFGRVTRGMDIVKKIYRKPETDQYFDPPVPIFSITRK